A single Ctenopharyngodon idella isolate HZGC_01 chromosome 22, HZGC01, whole genome shotgun sequence DNA region contains:
- the fmnl3 gene encoding formin-like protein 3 isoform X6: MMEWVREFLNDENRGLDILVEYLSFAQCAVMLDFEGLENGEDFSLDKAKSWSRSIEDLHQNSCNTLVRSARQSVLRYGTAANSKTIKNSRLVSQKDDVHVCIMCLRAIMNYQYGFNLVMSHAHAVNEIALSLNNKNPRTKALVLELLAAVCLVRGGHEIILSAFDNFKEVCKEKHRFEKLMEYFRSEDGNIDFMVACMQFINIVVHSVEDMNFRVHLQYEFTKLGLDDFLEKSKHTESDKLSVQIQAYLDNVFDVGGLLEDAETKNVALEKVEELEEHLSHVTEKLLDVENETMMKVADLEKQLLHKDKELSAIKETYESASSQVHTLRRMIQEKDAAFQRHNNIEKRLLELEQQGTIRLRKQPDGDIAIEALGGGSAAGASLRDLGSLTASMIGSGGPGGSSPCPIEAVAPPPPPPPPPAPPLPSEVECVPIPPPPPPPLPGTSPSVILSVGLSAIRIKKPIKTKFRLPVFNWTALKPNQINGTVFNEIDDERVLEELDLEKFEELFKTKAQGPVVDLSCSKSKVSQKPISKVQLLDANRSKNLAITLRKANKTTEEICKAIQTFDLKALPVDFVECLMRFLPTEAESKLLRQYERERRPLDQLAEEDRFMLLFSKIERLTQRMSIITFVGNFSDNVNMLTPQLNAIIAASASVKSSPKLKKILEIILALGNYMNSSKRGSVYGFKLQSLDLLLDTKSTDRKMTLLHYIALVVKEKYPDLATFYNELHFVDKAAAVSLENVLLDVKELGKGMDLVRRECSLHDHAVLKNFHQTNDTQLDKLQKDSKTAEEAFNNVVHYFGESPKTTPPSVFFPVFVRFIRAYKEAVEENEQRKKQEEAMREKLLAQEAKQHDPKVQAQKKRQQQQDLIAELRRRQAKDHRPVYEGKDGTIEDIITVLKSVPFTARTAKRGSRFFCDTNLFDESIC; the protein is encoded by the exons ATGATGGA GTGGGTTCGTGAGTTCCTCAACGATGAGAACAGAGGCCTGGACATTCTGGTGGAGTACCTCTCCTTCGCCCAGTGTGCCGTCAT GTTGGATTTTGAAGGGTTGGAGAATGGCGAGGACTTTTCGCTGGACAAGGCTAAGTCCTGGAGCAGGTCCATCGAGGATCTGCACCAGAACAGCTGCAATACGCTGGTGCGCTCTGCGCGGCAATCCGTCCTCCG CTATGGCACAGCTGCCAACAGCAAAACCATCAAAAACTCCAGATTAGTCAGTCAAAAGGATGATGTGCATGTCTGCATCATGTGCCTCAGAGCAATCATGAACTATCAG TATGGCTTCAACCTTGTCATGTCTCACGCGCATGCGGTCAACGAAATCGCCCTGAGTTTGAACAATAAGAACCCAAG AACAAAGGCGCTGGTCCTGGAGCTGCTGGCTGCTGTGTGTTTGGTGCGAGGTGGTCATGAAATCATCCTCTCAGCGTTTGATAACTTCAAAGAG GTTTGTAAGGAGAAGCACCGCTTTGAGAAGCTGATGGAGTATTTCCGTAGTGAAGATGGGAACATTGACTTCATG GTGGCTTGTATGCAGTTTATCAACATTGTGGTCCATTCGGTTGAGGACATGAATTTCCGTGTACATCTGCAGTACGAGTTCACTAAACTGGGGCTTGATGACTTCCTGGAG AAATCCAAGCACACAGAGAGTGATAAGTTGTCGGTGCAGATCCAGGCTTACCTGGATAATGTGTTTGATGTTGGAGGTCTGTTGGAGGACGCTGAAACAAAGAATGTGGCCCTGGAGAAAGTGGAGGAGCTGGAAGAGCATTTGTCACAT GTGACAGAGAAGCTTCTAGATGTTGAAAATGAGACCATGATGAAGGTAGCAGACCTGGAGAAACAGCTGTTACACAAAGACAAGGAACTGTCAGCCATAAAG GAGACGTATGAGTCCGCCAGCTCACAGGTGCACACACTGCGGCGGATGATCCAGGAGAAGGACGCTGCCTTCCAGAGGCACAACAACATCGAGAAGCGGTTGCTGGAGTTGGAGCAGCAGGGCACCATCCGTTTACGCAAGCAGCCTGATGGGGACATTGCCATTGAGGCTCTGGGTGGTGGATCAGCAGCTGGAGCTTCTCTGAGAGACCTGGGCTCACTTACTGCAAGCATGATTGGGAGTGGAGGTCCGGGTGGCTCTTCACCCTGTCCTATTGAAGCTGTTGCTCCACCCCCGCCGCCACCACCTCCACCTGCCCCACCACTCCCTTCAGAAG tCGAGTGTGTTCCTAttcctcctccacctcctccaCCTCTGCCTGGAACATCACCATCAGTCATCCTTAGTGTTGGCTTATCAG CCATACGCATCAAGAAACCCATAAAAACCAAGTTCCGCCTTCCTGTCTTCAACTGGACTGCACTGAAACCCAACCAGATCAATGGCACCGTCTTCAACGAGATCGATGATGAGCGTGTGCTTGAG GAGTTGGATCTGGAGAAGTTTGAGGAGCTGTTCAAGACAAAAGCCCAGGGTCCTGTGGTAGATCTGTCATGTTCAAAGAGCAAGGTTTCCCAGAAGCCCATCAGTAAAGTTCAGCTGCTTGATGCCAATCGTTCGAAGAACTTGGCCATCACTCTGCGCAAGGCCAACAAGACCACAGAGGAGATttgcaaagccattcaaac GTTTGATCTGAAAGCCTTGCCGGTGGACTTTGTGGAATGCCTGATGCGGTTCCTGCCCACGGAGGCTGAGAGCAAACTACTGCGTCAGTACGAGCGGGAGAGGAGACCTCTGGACCAGCTTGCTGAGGAAGACCGTTTCATGCTCCTCTTCAGCAAGATTGAGCGGCTCACTCAGAGAATGAGCATCATCACGTTTGTGGGCAACTTCAGCGATAATGTCAACATGCTGACCCCG CAACTCAACGCCATCATCGCGGCATCAGCTTCAGTGAAGTCCTCTCCAAAGTTAAAGAAGATTCTTGAA ATCATTCTTGCTCTGGGCAACTACATGAACAGTAGTAAAAGAGGCTCAGTGTATGGTTTCAAACTTCAGAGTCTGGATTTG CTGCTAGATACTAAGTCTACTGACCGGAAGATGACACTTCTCCACTACATTGCTCTGGTCGTCAAAGAGAAATATCCTGATCTGGCTACCTTCTACAATGAACTGCACTTTGTGGATAAAGCTGCAGCAG TCTCCCTGGAGAACGTGTTGTTGGATGTTAAGGAGCTTGGTAAGGGCATGGATCTGGTCAGAAGAGAGTGCAGTCTGCACGACCACGCCGTACTCAAGAACTTCCACCAGACCAACGATACACAGCTGGACAAACTACAAAAAGACTCCAAGACTGCTGAG GAGGCCTTCAACAATGTGGTGCATTACTTTGGTGAGAGTCCTAAGACTACGCCGCCCTCTGTCTTCTTCCCAGTGTTTGTACGGTTCATCAGAGCCTACAAG GAGGCTGTGGAGGAAAACGAACAGAGGAAGAAGCAAGAGGAAGCAATGAGAGAAAAACTACTAGCACAGGAGGCCAAACAGCATGACCCCAAG GTCCAGGCTCAAAAGAAGCGACAGCAGCAGCAGGATTTGATCGCAGAGCTCCGGCGCAGACAGGCCAAGGACCACCGGCCTGTATATGAGGGCAAAGATGGCACCATTGAAGACATTATCACAG TGCTGAAGAGTGTGCCCTTCACAGCCCGCACGGCCAAACGGGGCTCGCGCTTCTTCTGCGATACCAACCTCTTCGATGAGTCCATCTGCTAG
- the fmnl3 gene encoding formin-like protein 3 isoform X7, which produces MMEWVREFLNDENRGLDILVEYLSFAQCAVIYGTAANSKTIKNSRLVSQKDDVHVCIMCLRAIMNYQYGFNLVMSHAHAVNEIALSLNNKNPRTKALVLELLAAVCLVRGGHEIILSAFDNFKEVCKEKHRFEKLMEYFRSEDGNIDFMVACMQFINIVVHSVEDMNFRVHLQYEFTKLGLDDFLEKSKHTESDKLSVQIQAYLDNVFDVGGLLEDAETKNVALEKVEELEEHLSHVTEKLLDVENETMMKVADLEKQLLHKDKELSAIKETYESASSQVHTLRRMIQEKDAAFQRHNNIEKRLLELEQQGTIRLRKQPDGDIAIEALGGGSAAGASLRDLGSLTASMIGSGGPGGSSPCPIEAVAPPPPPPPPPAPPLPSEVECVPIPPPPPPPLPGTSPSVILSVGLSAIRIKKPIKTKFRLPVFNWTALKPNQINGTVFNEIDDERVLEELDLEKFEELFKTKAQGPVVDLSCSKSKVSQKPISKVQLLDANRSKNLAITLRKANKTTEEICKAIQTFDLKALPVDFVECLMRFLPTEAESKLLRQYERERRPLDQLAEEDRFMLLFSKIERLTQRMSIITFVGNFSDNVNMLTPQLNAIIAASASVKSSPKLKKILEIILALGNYMNSSKRGSVYGFKLQSLDLLLDTKSTDRKMTLLHYIALVVKEKYPDLATFYNELHFVDKAAAVSLENVLLDVKELGKGMDLVRRECSLHDHAVLKNFHQTNDTQLDKLQKDSKTAEEAFNNVVHYFGESPKTTPPSVFFPVFVRFIRAYKEAVEENEQRKKQEEAMREKLLAQEAKQHDPKVQAQKKRQQQQDLIAELRRRQAKDHRPVYEGKDGTIEDIITVLKSVPFTARTAKRGSRFFCDTNLFDESIC; this is translated from the exons ATGATGGA GTGGGTTCGTGAGTTCCTCAACGATGAGAACAGAGGCCTGGACATTCTGGTGGAGTACCTCTCCTTCGCCCAGTGTGCCGTCAT CTATGGCACAGCTGCCAACAGCAAAACCATCAAAAACTCCAGATTAGTCAGTCAAAAGGATGATGTGCATGTCTGCATCATGTGCCTCAGAGCAATCATGAACTATCAG TATGGCTTCAACCTTGTCATGTCTCACGCGCATGCGGTCAACGAAATCGCCCTGAGTTTGAACAATAAGAACCCAAG AACAAAGGCGCTGGTCCTGGAGCTGCTGGCTGCTGTGTGTTTGGTGCGAGGTGGTCATGAAATCATCCTCTCAGCGTTTGATAACTTCAAAGAG GTTTGTAAGGAGAAGCACCGCTTTGAGAAGCTGATGGAGTATTTCCGTAGTGAAGATGGGAACATTGACTTCATG GTGGCTTGTATGCAGTTTATCAACATTGTGGTCCATTCGGTTGAGGACATGAATTTCCGTGTACATCTGCAGTACGAGTTCACTAAACTGGGGCTTGATGACTTCCTGGAG AAATCCAAGCACACAGAGAGTGATAAGTTGTCGGTGCAGATCCAGGCTTACCTGGATAATGTGTTTGATGTTGGAGGTCTGTTGGAGGACGCTGAAACAAAGAATGTGGCCCTGGAGAAAGTGGAGGAGCTGGAAGAGCATTTGTCACAT GTGACAGAGAAGCTTCTAGATGTTGAAAATGAGACCATGATGAAGGTAGCAGACCTGGAGAAACAGCTGTTACACAAAGACAAGGAACTGTCAGCCATAAAG GAGACGTATGAGTCCGCCAGCTCACAGGTGCACACACTGCGGCGGATGATCCAGGAGAAGGACGCTGCCTTCCAGAGGCACAACAACATCGAGAAGCGGTTGCTGGAGTTGGAGCAGCAGGGCACCATCCGTTTACGCAAGCAGCCTGATGGGGACATTGCCATTGAGGCTCTGGGTGGTGGATCAGCAGCTGGAGCTTCTCTGAGAGACCTGGGCTCACTTACTGCAAGCATGATTGGGAGTGGAGGTCCGGGTGGCTCTTCACCCTGTCCTATTGAAGCTGTTGCTCCACCCCCGCCGCCACCACCTCCACCTGCCCCACCACTCCCTTCAGAAG tCGAGTGTGTTCCTAttcctcctccacctcctccaCCTCTGCCTGGAACATCACCATCAGTCATCCTTAGTGTTGGCTTATCAG CCATACGCATCAAGAAACCCATAAAAACCAAGTTCCGCCTTCCTGTCTTCAACTGGACTGCACTGAAACCCAACCAGATCAATGGCACCGTCTTCAACGAGATCGATGATGAGCGTGTGCTTGAG GAGTTGGATCTGGAGAAGTTTGAGGAGCTGTTCAAGACAAAAGCCCAGGGTCCTGTGGTAGATCTGTCATGTTCAAAGAGCAAGGTTTCCCAGAAGCCCATCAGTAAAGTTCAGCTGCTTGATGCCAATCGTTCGAAGAACTTGGCCATCACTCTGCGCAAGGCCAACAAGACCACAGAGGAGATttgcaaagccattcaaac GTTTGATCTGAAAGCCTTGCCGGTGGACTTTGTGGAATGCCTGATGCGGTTCCTGCCCACGGAGGCTGAGAGCAAACTACTGCGTCAGTACGAGCGGGAGAGGAGACCTCTGGACCAGCTTGCTGAGGAAGACCGTTTCATGCTCCTCTTCAGCAAGATTGAGCGGCTCACTCAGAGAATGAGCATCATCACGTTTGTGGGCAACTTCAGCGATAATGTCAACATGCTGACCCCG CAACTCAACGCCATCATCGCGGCATCAGCTTCAGTGAAGTCCTCTCCAAAGTTAAAGAAGATTCTTGAA ATCATTCTTGCTCTGGGCAACTACATGAACAGTAGTAAAAGAGGCTCAGTGTATGGTTTCAAACTTCAGAGTCTGGATTTG CTGCTAGATACTAAGTCTACTGACCGGAAGATGACACTTCTCCACTACATTGCTCTGGTCGTCAAAGAGAAATATCCTGATCTGGCTACCTTCTACAATGAACTGCACTTTGTGGATAAAGCTGCAGCAG TCTCCCTGGAGAACGTGTTGTTGGATGTTAAGGAGCTTGGTAAGGGCATGGATCTGGTCAGAAGAGAGTGCAGTCTGCACGACCACGCCGTACTCAAGAACTTCCACCAGACCAACGATACACAGCTGGACAAACTACAAAAAGACTCCAAGACTGCTGAG GAGGCCTTCAACAATGTGGTGCATTACTTTGGTGAGAGTCCTAAGACTACGCCGCCCTCTGTCTTCTTCCCAGTGTTTGTACGGTTCATCAGAGCCTACAAG GAGGCTGTGGAGGAAAACGAACAGAGGAAGAAGCAAGAGGAAGCAATGAGAGAAAAACTACTAGCACAGGAGGCCAAACAGCATGACCCCAAG GTCCAGGCTCAAAAGAAGCGACAGCAGCAGCAGGATTTGATCGCAGAGCTCCGGCGCAGACAGGCCAAGGACCACCGGCCTGTATATGAGGGCAAAGATGGCACCATTGAAGACATTATCACAG TGCTGAAGAGTGTGCCCTTCACAGCCCGCACGGCCAAACGGGGCTCGCGCTTCTTCTGCGATACCAACCTCTTCGATGAGTCCATCTGCTAG